In Xyrauchen texanus isolate HMW12.3.18 chromosome 13, RBS_HiC_50CHRs, whole genome shotgun sequence, a single genomic region encodes these proteins:
- the LOC127654151 gene encoding inactive phospholipase D5-like isoform X1: MVLFSSPLTRLGNSIFSAVQQQDYSAMIWLKRRDKMERSQQKCIAVFALVCCFAVLVALIFSAVDVWGEDEDGVTEENCSNNCRIVLVENIPGELSFNTNSSTHLPLIVGLNQLLDQAKLSVEIVSPYWALTSTDQGSRLYSAYQGQFLFQSLLSLKSRGVKLKIASDQPNSIELNSMSDHYAEVRFVNMTALTRGRLLSSFWVVDRKHIYIGSAGMNWMALSKLKELGVIVYDCSCLALDLHRMFSFYWQLQYRDYIPSIWSKRVTAVFSRDEPAQLRLNNTDASVFVSTSPELFCPKGRSRDIDAIRHVIREAKQFIYISVTDYLPLVNRSYRGSAIVRYWSPIDDMLREAAVLREVKVCLLISLWTHTHPLTYNFMTSMQALCTGLPGCSIEVYASVLNQRFYRGKEQMGGNQHRINENKFIVTDNAVYIGNLDWVGSHFAFNAGAGLVIQETQRQREGQDSLVEHMTAAFQRDWFSPYTMSLLTGSKTLQDSQPGKQNLQALKTKLESRERE, translated from the exons TCGCAGCAGAAGTGTATTGCTGTGTTTGCACTGGTTTGCTGCTTTGCTGTCCTGGTGGCTTTGATTTTCTCTGCTGTGGATGTCTGGGGAGAGGATGAGGATGGTGTCACTGAAGAGAACTGCAGCAATAATTGTCG tattgtgcttgtggagaacATCCCAGGAGAGCTATCATTCAACACCAATAGTTCAACACATCTCCCTCTCATTGTGGGTCTCAACCAGCTTCTGGACCAAGCTAAACTGTCAGTTGAGATAGTATCCCCATATTGGGCTCTGACCTCCACTGATCAAGGGTCACGGCTTTATTCTGCTTATCAG GGTCAGTTTTTGTTTCAGAGTTTACTAAGTCTGAAGTCTCGAGGTGTCAAATTAAAGATTGCCAGTGACCAGCCCAACTCCATTGAGCTGAATAGCATGTCTGACCACT ATGCGGAGGTGCGCTTTGTCAATATGACTGCCCTCACCAGAGGTAGACTGCTTTCCTCCTTCTGGGTGGTGGACAGGAAGCACATTTACATTGGTAGTGCTGGCATGAACTGGATGGCGCTGTCCAAG CTGAAGGAACTTGGTGTGATAGTGTATGATTGTAGTTGTCTGGCTCTAGACCTGCACAGGATGTTCTCTTTTTACTGGCAGCTGCAGTACAGAGACTACATCCCCTCTATCTGGTCCAAGAGAGTCACAGCTGTATTCAGCAGAGATGAACCAGCCCAGCTCAGACTCAACAATACTGATGCCTCAGTCTTTGTGTCG ACATCGCCAGAGCTCTTTTGCCCCAAGGGTCGAAGTAGAGATATAGATGCAATTCGACACGTGATCAGAGAAGCTAAGCAGTTCATTTACATCTCTGTAACAGATTACCTGCCCTTAGTCAACCGCAGCTATCGAGGATCAGCAATTGTAAG GTACTGGTCACCAATAGACGATATGCTCCGGGAGGCTGCAGTTTTGAGAGAAGTTAAAGTTTGTCTCTTAATCAGtctgtggacacacacacatccgCTGACCTATAACTTCATGACATCAATGCAGGCGCTGTGCACAGGACTGCCTGGCTGCTCTATAGAGGTG TATGCATCTGTTTTGAATCAGAGATTTTACAGAGGCAAGGAACAGATGGGAGGAAATCAGCACAGAATAAATGAGAACAAATTCATAGTGACAGATAATGCAGTATACATTG GGAATCTAGACTGGGTTGGCAGTCACTTCGCATTCAATGCAGGAGCCGGGCTGGTGATTCAGGAAACACAGAGGCAGCGGGAAGGGCAGGACTCTCTTGTAGAGCACATGACTGCTGCTTTTCAAAGAGACTGGTTTTCACCCTACACAATGAGCCTGCTTACTGGCAGCAAGACGCTACAAGACAGCCAACCCGGAAAACAGAATCTGCAAGCTTTGAAAACAAAACTAGAGAGCAGAGAGCGTGAATGA
- the LOC127654151 gene encoding inactive phospholipase D5-like isoform X3 codes for MPGFNQENIMKSQQKCIAVFALVCCFAVLVALIFSAVDVWGEDEDGVTEENCSNNCRIVLVENIPGELSFNTNSSTHLPLIVGLNQLLDQAKLSVEIVSPYWALTSTDQGSRLYSAYQGQFLFQSLLSLKSRGVKLKIASDQPNSIELNSMSDHYAEVRFVNMTALTRGRLLSSFWVVDRKHIYIGSAGMNWMALSKLKELGVIVYDCSCLALDLHRMFSFYWQLQYRDYIPSIWSKRVTAVFSRDEPAQLRLNNTDASVFVSTSPELFCPKGRSRDIDAIRHVIREAKQFIYISVTDYLPLVNRSYRGSAIVRYWSPIDDMLREAAVLREVKVCLLISLWTHTHPLTYNFMTSMQALCTGLPGCSIEVYASVLNQRFYRGKEQMGGNQHRINENKFIVTDNAVYIGNLDWVGSHFAFNAGAGLVIQETQRQREGQDSLVEHMTAAFQRDWFSPYTMSLLTGSKTLQDSQPGKQNLQALKTKLESRERE; via the exons TCGCAGCAGAAGTGTATTGCTGTGTTTGCACTGGTTTGCTGCTTTGCTGTCCTGGTGGCTTTGATTTTCTCTGCTGTGGATGTCTGGGGAGAGGATGAGGATGGTGTCACTGAAGAGAACTGCAGCAATAATTGTCG tattgtgcttgtggagaacATCCCAGGAGAGCTATCATTCAACACCAATAGTTCAACACATCTCCCTCTCATTGTGGGTCTCAACCAGCTTCTGGACCAAGCTAAACTGTCAGTTGAGATAGTATCCCCATATTGGGCTCTGACCTCCACTGATCAAGGGTCACGGCTTTATTCTGCTTATCAG GGTCAGTTTTTGTTTCAGAGTTTACTAAGTCTGAAGTCTCGAGGTGTCAAATTAAAGATTGCCAGTGACCAGCCCAACTCCATTGAGCTGAATAGCATGTCTGACCACT ATGCGGAGGTGCGCTTTGTCAATATGACTGCCCTCACCAGAGGTAGACTGCTTTCCTCCTTCTGGGTGGTGGACAGGAAGCACATTTACATTGGTAGTGCTGGCATGAACTGGATGGCGCTGTCCAAG CTGAAGGAACTTGGTGTGATAGTGTATGATTGTAGTTGTCTGGCTCTAGACCTGCACAGGATGTTCTCTTTTTACTGGCAGCTGCAGTACAGAGACTACATCCCCTCTATCTGGTCCAAGAGAGTCACAGCTGTATTCAGCAGAGATGAACCAGCCCAGCTCAGACTCAACAATACTGATGCCTCAGTCTTTGTGTCG ACATCGCCAGAGCTCTTTTGCCCCAAGGGTCGAAGTAGAGATATAGATGCAATTCGACACGTGATCAGAGAAGCTAAGCAGTTCATTTACATCTCTGTAACAGATTACCTGCCCTTAGTCAACCGCAGCTATCGAGGATCAGCAATTGTAAG GTACTGGTCACCAATAGACGATATGCTCCGGGAGGCTGCAGTTTTGAGAGAAGTTAAAGTTTGTCTCTTAATCAGtctgtggacacacacacatccgCTGACCTATAACTTCATGACATCAATGCAGGCGCTGTGCACAGGACTGCCTGGCTGCTCTATAGAGGTG TATGCATCTGTTTTGAATCAGAGATTTTACAGAGGCAAGGAACAGATGGGAGGAAATCAGCACAGAATAAATGAGAACAAATTCATAGTGACAGATAATGCAGTATACATTG GGAATCTAGACTGGGTTGGCAGTCACTTCGCATTCAATGCAGGAGCCGGGCTGGTGATTCAGGAAACACAGAGGCAGCGGGAAGGGCAGGACTCTCTTGTAGAGCACATGACTGCTGCTTTTCAAAGAGACTGGTTTTCACCCTACACAATGAGCCTGCTTACTGGCAGCAAGACGCTACAAGACAGCCAACCCGGAAAACAGAATCTGCAAGCTTTGAAAACAAAACTAGAGAGCAGAGAGCGTGAATGA
- the LOC127654151 gene encoding inactive phospholipase D5-like isoform X2 — translation MVLFSSPLTRLGNSIFSAVQQQDYSAMIWLKRRDKMERSQQKCIAVFALVCCFAVLVALIFSAVDVWGEDEDGVTEENCSNNCRIVLVENIPGELSFNTNSSTHLPLIVGLNQLLDQAKLSVEIVSPYWALTSTDQGSRLYSAYQGQFLFQSLLSLKSRGVKLKIASDQPNSIELNSMSDHYAEVRFVNMTALTRGRLLSSFWVVDRKHIYIGSAGMNWMALSKLKELGVIVYDCSCLALDLHRMFSFYWQLQYRDYIPSIWSKRVTAVFSRDEPAQLRLNNTDASVFVSTSPELFCPKGRSRDIDAIRHVIREAKQFIYISVTDYLPLVNRSYRGSAIVRYWSPIDDMLREAAVLREVKVCLLISLWTHTHPLTYNFMTSMQALCTGLPGCSIEVRFYRGKEQMGGNQHRINENKFIVTDNAVYIGNLDWVGSHFAFNAGAGLVIQETQRQREGQDSLVEHMTAAFQRDWFSPYTMSLLTGSKTLQDSQPGKQNLQALKTKLESRERE, via the exons TCGCAGCAGAAGTGTATTGCTGTGTTTGCACTGGTTTGCTGCTTTGCTGTCCTGGTGGCTTTGATTTTCTCTGCTGTGGATGTCTGGGGAGAGGATGAGGATGGTGTCACTGAAGAGAACTGCAGCAATAATTGTCG tattgtgcttgtggagaacATCCCAGGAGAGCTATCATTCAACACCAATAGTTCAACACATCTCCCTCTCATTGTGGGTCTCAACCAGCTTCTGGACCAAGCTAAACTGTCAGTTGAGATAGTATCCCCATATTGGGCTCTGACCTCCACTGATCAAGGGTCACGGCTTTATTCTGCTTATCAG GGTCAGTTTTTGTTTCAGAGTTTACTAAGTCTGAAGTCTCGAGGTGTCAAATTAAAGATTGCCAGTGACCAGCCCAACTCCATTGAGCTGAATAGCATGTCTGACCACT ATGCGGAGGTGCGCTTTGTCAATATGACTGCCCTCACCAGAGGTAGACTGCTTTCCTCCTTCTGGGTGGTGGACAGGAAGCACATTTACATTGGTAGTGCTGGCATGAACTGGATGGCGCTGTCCAAG CTGAAGGAACTTGGTGTGATAGTGTATGATTGTAGTTGTCTGGCTCTAGACCTGCACAGGATGTTCTCTTTTTACTGGCAGCTGCAGTACAGAGACTACATCCCCTCTATCTGGTCCAAGAGAGTCACAGCTGTATTCAGCAGAGATGAACCAGCCCAGCTCAGACTCAACAATACTGATGCCTCAGTCTTTGTGTCG ACATCGCCAGAGCTCTTTTGCCCCAAGGGTCGAAGTAGAGATATAGATGCAATTCGACACGTGATCAGAGAAGCTAAGCAGTTCATTTACATCTCTGTAACAGATTACCTGCCCTTAGTCAACCGCAGCTATCGAGGATCAGCAATTGTAAG GTACTGGTCACCAATAGACGATATGCTCCGGGAGGCTGCAGTTTTGAGAGAAGTTAAAGTTTGTCTCTTAATCAGtctgtggacacacacacatccgCTGACCTATAACTTCATGACATCAATGCAGGCGCTGTGCACAGGACTGCCTGGCTGCTCTATAGAGGTG AGATTTTACAGAGGCAAGGAACAGATGGGAGGAAATCAGCACAGAATAAATGAGAACAAATTCATAGTGACAGATAATGCAGTATACATTG GGAATCTAGACTGGGTTGGCAGTCACTTCGCATTCAATGCAGGAGCCGGGCTGGTGATTCAGGAAACACAGAGGCAGCGGGAAGGGCAGGACTCTCTTGTAGAGCACATGACTGCTGCTTTTCAAAGAGACTGGTTTTCACCCTACACAATGAGCCTGCTTACTGGCAGCAAGACGCTACAAGACAGCCAACCCGGAAAACAGAATCTGCAAGCTTTGAAAACAAAACTAGAGAGCAGAGAGCGTGAATGA